A single window of Lutzomyia longipalpis isolate SR_M1_2022 chromosome 1, ASM2433408v1 DNA harbors:
- the LOC129797669 gene encoding ELMO domain-containing protein 2, whose translation MYFKIFTNVITLVYFYVRPLIKWFLHKFTKLCELQRICYGEPTGAPRAKGVERCLELSRTPQLVEMIKILNEIVENELTDEDFFADVTDRALATVLRVKKIKPRIHPDFPAAFEMCVEQIWGYRRLYHEVERLRKTPYDCDNINHEMKLNQLWKLLMPEVVLEARVTKQWQDIGFQGDDPKTDFRGMGILSLENLLFFATEYHGAAQHVLSHSHHPKHGYTFAIVGINLTSMAYKLLKSGAAKTHVYNSVYSTPSINTFHHLYCYLFYEFDRYWMECKPKNIMEFSHIQEKFETNILRELSNNSTIFKINLSIDNI comes from the coding sequence ATGTACTTTAAAATCTTCACAAATGTTATTACATTGGTGTATTTTTATGTGAGACCGCTTATTAAATGGTTCCTACATAAATTCACAAAGCTATGTGAATTGCAGCGGATTTGCTATGGGGAGCCCACCGGGGCTCCTCGAGCGAAAGGTGTTGAACGATGCTTGGAACTCTCTCGAACACCACAATTGGtggaaatgataaaaattctcaatgaaattgtTGAGAATGAATTGACGGATGAAGATTTCTTTGCCGATGTAACTGATCGAGCTCTAGCAACTGTGCTCAGGGTAAAGAAGATAAAACCACGTATCCATCCAGATTTTCCGGCTGCCTTTGAAATGTGTGTGGAGCAGATTTGGGGTTACAGGAGGCTATATCATGAAGTTGAACGTCTTAGAAAAACCCCATATGATTGTGACAACATTAATCACGAAATGAAACTTAACCAATTGTGGAAATTACTGATGCCTGAGGTGGTGCTTGAGGCTCGAGTGACTAAACAGTGGCAGGACATTGGCTTCCAGGGGGATGATCCGAAGACGGACTTTCGTGGAATGGGGATCTTGTCACTGGAAAATCTACTGTTTTTCGCAACAGAATACCATGGTGCTGCCCAACATGTACTTTCACATTCTCATCATCCAAAGCATGGGTACACATTTGCCATTGTAGGAATCAACCTTACATCGATGGCGTACAAGCTACTAAAAAGTGGAGCAGCTAAAACCCATGTCTACAATTCCGTTTACTCTACTCCCAGCATCAATACATTCCATCATCTATACTGCTACCTTTTTTATGAATTCGATCGTTACTGGATGGAGTGCAAACCGAAGAatataatggaattttcacacatccaagaaaaatttgaaacaaATATTCTTCGGGAATTATCAAACAATAGTacaatctttaaaataaatctctctaTTGATAATATTTAG